ctggagataaactctggttgttaataacttcagagtgtttgaactgatctgagttcagcttcactcttcagctggttgtgtctgtgactctcagtcagttgttctctcaggagatggaacccactcagcagagtcacagagaacagacgctcagggagagaaggaggaaactttctcttgttcacactcacacatcagactcacttcatccagctgctgctttcaggtgAAGAAGTTTAAACCTGAACTCTGAAGTTGTTCAGGTTAATTCCCAGATGATCCGAGTTTCCTGCCCCTGGTGACGACTTCTCTATAAAAGTGAATCCAGCTCCCGGCTTCAGCAGAAGTTGGTTCTCTCGGTGTTTGATAacttcacagaaactgaaggttcatctgttttcatgttgtctCATTTAAATCCTCTTTCATTTCTAATGTTTTTCCTGATTCAGGGTCTGCAGTTAGAACTCTGTTTATTTAAACTATGTGAGAACTGATCCGTGAGCTTCTGTTTGCAGGTTGATGGAAAACTTCACGTTGAACAGCGACACCCTGCAGCTGGAGGGGTTAAAGGTCACCCAGGTTTCTGTCTaccctgtcttcttcttcttcttcctctcctacaTCGTCATCATCTTAGCAAACCTCGGCATCCTGGTGCTGATTTTCATAGATAATAACCTTCACCAGCCCATGTACCTGCTCTTCTGTAACCTGCCCGTCAATGACATCGTGGGAAACTCCATCATGTTGCCCGGGGTAATGTCGGACATCCTGCGTCCGCCCTCCGAGCGCCTCATCAGCTACTACGAGTGTGTGCTGCAGGCGTTCACCGTGCACATGTTCGCCACCACCTGTCACACCATCCTGATGATCATGGCCTTTGACAGATACGTGGCCATCTGTAATCCTCTGCGTTACGCCGCCATCATGaccagcaacatggtggtcaagcTGACTGTGTCTGCCTGGGGCGTGGCCTTTGTTCTGGTGGGGATTCTGCTGGGTTTGACCATAAGACTGAACCGATGCAGGACTCTGATCATGAATCCTTACTGTGACAACGCCTCGCTGTTCAAACTctcctgtgagagtgtgtttattaATAACATCTACGGCCTCACGTTCACCGTGGTCCTGTTCTCAGCTTCTATCGGCAGCATAGTTCTCACCTACGCTAAGatcacagttgtgtgtgtgaccagtaAAAAACAGTCTCTGAACAGTAAGGCCCTGAAGACCTGCAGCACTCACCTGTGTCTGTACCTGATCATGTTGTGTAGTGGAATGATTGTAATTACTCTGCATCGCTTCCCTCAGTACTCGGACTACAGGAAGCTGTCGGCCATTCTGTTCCACGTCATCCCCGGCAGCTTGAACCCGCTCATCTACGGAATCCAGTCCAGAGAGATACGAACGTTTCTGTCTAAACTGATTCACTCCAGAAAAGTCTCATAATTctcacataaacacagtgaagtttcaaacacattatttagaggaaacatgggtcttctctgtttttatgttttcatccgtGAATCTTTTTGTTTAAAGTAATAATGAATCAGGAAATTAAACAACgacttttagtttttaatcaatAAAGTAAATATCATTCTCACTGTTTTACTGAGAAACTGCAGATTCAGTCTTTATTGAAGTAAATGTTTCAAAATGTACATGTTACATTACGTTGTACTTATATGATGTATAGACAATAAATATCTAAAAACattgacatttattattattactgttataattatCAACAAGTACCAGCAGTGTgaaagtataataataatattgtcaTGTCTTCACACCTCGACTCTTATTAAACTTCTAatcatgtttgtgtctccacCTCGTCCACGTGATTAATTTCATTCTGATCttaaagcagcagctcctgatcgtgtgtgtctctgtgtgtctgctcacTGATCCTGTAGAAACTGAAACTCTCTTTTTAAATCTTCTTCTTAATGATGCTGAAGTAGAAACACTTTAATGTGAGGGTGACACTAGGAGGTACAAAGGCCAATACatgcttctgtgttttcacgGCCCACAAGCACAAGAGCCCTTACGTGCCTTAGTGTGTCGCCCAATTTTTCGAACTATATGTTTCGGGTCCCAAGATTGGGACCACAGCAGAAAAGATAAATCTGTAGACAACAGGAAGAATACACAGCAAAAATGACACGATGCATCCTTTTCTTTATCCAGACAGCATCTGGCCTGTGGGCGGAAGTTACCCCCAAAGACACAGCACGGGGTGCAACTGCTGCCGTGCCAAATGTTCCGCCTGGATGCTGCGGTCATTAATAATGCGGTCattaaaaaatagaataatgatATTATTAAGAATAACCTTAAATAAACattactattaaagtaattaaataaattaaaataactattaaagtaattaaataaaatattttgggGTGTACCACACACTCCCCCACAAACAAAAAGTGGCTCCCGACACTTGCTATTAATAGCACAGTTTTCAATAACTCACAATAACTTTCGAAACATCAAATATAAAGCTTATAATTACTCAAAACTTATACATGAAGGAACATTAGTAATGATAAACAAATGTACATTTAAAGTGTCTATCGAACATTCAATAACAGTGGATAGGATAGGTGATTGGCAAGTATGTAGGATATGTGATAGGTGTGTAACGAAATGGTTGTAAGTAAGACTGTGGATATTGGTGAGTGTAAACTATGGGCTGAGTCCCTATTGCACTCACAGTGACACGTGGCTGGTAAGTTGGTTGACCTAGGGAGGTGTAAGTGAACATCTGGccagggcgtctgtctctagtAGACCTCCTCAATGTAGTCTGAGTCTCTTGGACCTCTATGTCTGAGTCACAAGCCTGAGACTGTTCCTGCTCATTGTAAGGCTGATGTTCCTCAGTGCAGGGCACTCTGTCATCTTGTCCTTGTGCTTCCTCAATGACACTTCCCCTCTCAGATGCAAGCTCATCGAGAACAGGTTCCTCCAGGCTAGCTCCAATCTGCTCCTGGTGGCTTTGGGTCTGACAGATGACTCTTTGGTGCGGCATGTCATTTTCAACTCTTGGTACTTCCCTTGGCATCCTTAGCCAATACCGTGGTCTTTCCTCTTCGTCATCTGAGTCTGTTGTGTCATGGTTCTGCGTCTGTTCACTTGTTCTCACGGGTTTTGAGATTTCCTTTCTCCTTTGTGACTTTGCAGGTGCGACAGAGGTTGGTTGCTCTACAGGTAAGTCATTTACTTGAAGCAACAAGTTTCGGTGGAGAGTGCGGATGGGCCGGCCCCCTGTCTCAGGACTCACTTTATAAACTGGGTTATCACCAAGCTGTTCTCTGACAATGTAGATTTTCTTCTTCCAGTAGGACTTCAGTTTGCATGGACCTCCTCTTTGGGAAACATTGTGATCAAGGACCCGGTCACCTGGCTGAAGAGTCACACCTCTGTTCCTTCTATCATAATAATGTTTGCCTTTAGCACTTGACTGCTTGCCGTTTGTGCTCGCTATCCTGTGTAGGCCTCGACCATTTTCTCTGCCCATTTTTCTGCGAAACCTGttggtgtttttgtttcttcctctgccACCAACCCGAAGAGAAGGTCAACAGGAAGACGTGGATGGTGACTATATAACAGAAAATATGGCGAGTAGCCTGTCGACTCGTGTTTGGTACAGTTGTACGCATGAAGGACATGAGGCAGGTGATCCTTCcagctctctttctctttctgaccTAGGGTTCTGAGCATTTGCAACAGAGTTCGATTGAACCTCTTTGCAGGGTTGCCTTGTGGATGATAAGGGGAGGTCCTGGAATGGTTCACGCCGGACAACTGTCTGAGAGCTCTGAacagttcattttcaaactccCGGCCCTGATCATGGTGCAGTTTAGAAGGGTATCCAAACCGAGGGACGAAGTCATTAAAAATCTTGTCAGCAGCAGTTTTGCCGGCCTTGTTTCTGGTGGGGTATGCTTGGGCAAACCTAGTAAAGTGGTCGACTACCACCAAGATATACTCGTATCCACCCCCGCTGGTCTCAAGGTGAATAAAGTCTATACAAACGGGTTCAAGAGGCGAGTTTGAGCTTAGACTTCACATAGGTGCTCTGTCATTTAAAGCTGGCTTTTTCCGCTTTATACACTGACACTTTCTGGTGATGTACTCTTCAATGTCCTTACTCATAAAAGGCCAATAAAAACGCTCTCTTGCAAGACTAAGGACTCTCTCGACACCAACATGTCCCATGTTGTCGTGCAAGTGAGTGAGGGCTGTCTGTCTAAAGGTGGCTGGCAAGACTAGCTGTTTGCGACCAAGTGTTTTCCTCTTGAGagttttcttgtgtgtttgtccaaaGACCTGCGTCTGTTGTCAGTCAGTTCTGTTTCATTCTCTTTTAACTCTAAAATGTCCTAATGGCAGCATCTTTTCGCTGCTCGTCTACCAGTTTATTATGGTCAATAACAGGGAAAGGTTCTGTGGTTGTCTGCTGTTGAGAGGTGATGTTAAGGCTGGCTATGTTAAGGCCAGGTCTTGGGActtagaggcagagacagaggctgaggcagaagtaaagtTAAAGGATGCTTTATTGGAATCCAATAGTCAAataacaggcaggcaggcaggcaggcaggcaggcaggcaggcaggcaggcaggcaggcaggcaggcaggcaggcaggcaggcaggcaggcaggcaggcaggcaggcaggtaggcaggcaggcaggctggggctggagtcggggcaaatagtccagctgctggtcctgggcagggagacagaggaggtcagacaggGAACAAACAGGCTTCAGAGTCTAACTTGATTCTTTGGCTGTATAAACTGACTAAGCTTAGTCTATAGTCCGGCAccgactgagagcaggagtggagcttataaaggcagctggtcaatcaaagccccaactccagcacaccAGGACCTCATCAATAATTAGTGACGCCACCTGCaacaagcgagagagagagaaagagagagagagaaactagaagGCAGGTGAGGCAGGGGCCCTGACAGGCTACCCATGTTACTTCCCCCTGCCGGGCTGTCCTAGCACCTCCCAGGTGGCGCACACTGCCTCCTCTAACCATCCCTCTGAACACTGACTCATGTAGGCATTGATATCATAGGGACAACGAGAAAGGGTATCTGCATCAACATTCAGTTTGTATCTTATTTCAAAGTGAAAGTCTGAAAGCTGACCAACCCAGCGATGTCCTGTTGCATTAAGCTTAGCCGTGCTCATAACGTAAGTCAGGGGATTGTTATCGGTGAAGATTGGAAGTGAGGGGCATAAAACAGGTAGTCCCTAAATTTATCACACACTGCCCACTTTAAGGCTAAGAACTCAAGCTTACCACTGTGGAGATGATGACTCTGCTCTGCTGGTGTTAACGTGCGAGACCCATAGCCAATCACCCTCATCTTTCCGTCCTGTTTCTGGTAGAGGATTGCTCCCAGACCTTGTTGAGAGGCATCGGTGTGAAGTATAAATGGTTGGTTGAAGTCTGGGTATCCTAGCACTGGTGGGTTGGTTAGAATGTCTATTAGGCGCTCAAGAATCTGCTGGTGTTGGTTATTCCATTCCACGGGGGTACATGAAAGCAATTGAGGCCCCTTTGATTTCCCCTTGACAGGCTTGGGTTGTGATGAATTGGGCTTTACCTGAAGCAGCTCATATAGTGGTCTTGCTATACGTGAGAAGTCTTGTACGTATGCTCGGTAATAGCTAAGGAAACCTAGAAGCCTCCAAACATCTCCTACTGTCTGTGGAGTTTTCTCCTTCAATGCTTGAACTGCCTCAACATCTTTTGGATCTACTCTCACCCCATTTGCAGACACTAGCCGACCAACGTACCTGACCTCTTTGCGAGATAACTCACACTTTTCTGGCCTCAACTTAACCCTGTGGCGCTGTAGAGCTTGGAGTACACGGCGCAGCACCTCAACATGCTCTTCGAAAGACCTTGAGAAGCAGAGGACATCAGCAAGATAAGGGATGCAACACTCATCCCTCAGCGTCTCAAGCATTTCTTCCATGCTTCTTTGGAAGGCTGCTGGTGCATTTGACAACCCGAACGGTATTCTGACCCATTCGTATAGACCCCAAGGAGTCCTGAAGGCAGTGAGATGTCTCGAACCTTCTGCAATAAACCCTTGGTGGTAGGCTTTGCCCTGGTCTAAGATGGAAAACCAGCTATAGCCCCCAAGCGAGTCAATCAAGTTCTGAATACGGGGAAGGGGATGTCTGTCTGGCACAGTCTTTTTGCTAAGCAGTCGGTAGTCAATACAAAGGCGCAATGAACCATCTTTCTTTCTGACACAAACAATAGGGGCGGCATATGGCGACTTAGACTTTACAATCCATCCTTTCACTAACAACTCCTGGATGTATTCTTTTACTTCCTTGTACAGTGGCTTAGGAATGGAAGCATAAGCTTTCTGAACGGGAATGTCATCACTGAGCCTGACTGACATCTGGAGAGAGGGGATGCATCTAATGTCACCACTGTCTGAGGAGGTGctgccacctcctcctgcagcacctTCTCAACTAGATGTTGTTGTTCTAGAGTAAGATGACTGAGGTCAACGGGTGGTTCTCTTTGGGAGGGTTATTTCATGCTTAGTGTGATTGGAGATGGGCACATGAACAAAAGGCCACCTGTTCTTACTGATCTCTAAGAGGCCTTCCCCCACACTAAGCTGTTCTAAGCTAGTACTTTCTTCTGGGGATTAATATAGGACAACAGAGTCAGAGGCGTTGAAGCTAGGTGGTATTCTGCACCGTACACGTAATGTATTTCCAGCTGGGATAGTCACATCTTCCCTGCCTACTCTGATTTTTGCCAAACTGTGGTCTGTCGTCTCTTGGGCCTGAATGAAATTAACCATTGCTTTGGCTTGTTCTTCTCCAAGGGATCTTCGAAGGAGACCTATAATAGTGGCGTGTGCATCAGTCGAAGACTCTTCTCCATTTATAATTTCCTGGAGAACATTAGCTCCTAATAAAGGCTGAGGGAGGCTAAGCTGGCTGACAAGGAAGGGGACCTGAATTGCAAGGTTTGGATTGTCGTTTCCAGTGAGGTTAGCTGTAAGCTCCACCCATCTGTAGTATGGAATTGACTGTCCATTGGCCGCATATATATTGAGGCTTTCTCCTTGGTCAAGTAGTTCTTCTAGTGGTCGTGCTGGGTGATTGGGGATAAATTTCTCTCTCCACGACCTGTCAATGATGCTTACTTGTGAGCCAGAATCAAACAACACTGTAGCTGCATAGCCACTGATAAAACATTTTAGCAAACTTTTTCTGCCTATCAGTGGTGCTGTGCGTATGGTCATGTCAGGGGTTTCTGGTGTTTCTTTGGGGAAAGTGTCACCAGCTCTTTTGTCCCATCTTTGGCGTTTTGAGTCATGCTGCTTACGCGTGGGGGTTATTGGTTGGGACTGGAATTCTCAAACGGCCTCTGGTTGTCCCTCAACAAAGGTCGGTTCCCGTTTCCCTGCTGCCTGGCTCTTTTTAAGCAGCCAACAGCCCGATGTCCTGGGTCCCCACATACAAAATAGTGGTTACAGTTCTCTAAGCCATGGTGTAGACAGTTGGTACATATTGGTATTTTACCCTTCCTTGTGAGAGAGGGTTGGCCTGGTGTGGAAGGAGGAATTTTACTGGGAATGGATGTAATGCTGTGTGCTTGCATCTGACCAAGCATATGGACAGGTACGGACTTAGGGTGGGTGCTATGTGCATAGCTGTCGTTTGCTGGTCCATTAAAGCTGCAACCATGTTGGTCAGAGTCCTGACCTGAGTACTGAGCTGTTGAATTGTCTGCTGTTCTTTCTTGTGCGCAGTCTGCTCTATATCGTCCACTCGCACACTCGTGTAAATTTGTTGCTTTCTGTCGAAGACCATAACCTAGCCTGCGCTGGTGCTCATTTTCGTCGCTGAGAATCTTCATAACCTGACTGACAATGTCTTCATCAGCCACATGATTGTTTGAGAGGCGTGGTCTCAACTGTTGtctgatgtctgtgtgtttagacCCTAGGCCCTGTTATATAGTGTGGAGGAAAACTTCCTGGATGGTTCTGGGGTCATAGTGAATGTCTGTGTTGGCCttctttcaatcaatcaatccatcaaattttatttgtatagcccatattcacaaattacaattcatctcatagggctttaacagggtgtgacatcctctgtccttaaccctcagcaagagtcaggaaaaactactaaaaacccttttaacaggtaaaaatacgtagaaacctcagagagagccacatgtgaggatccgtctcccaggacggacacaagtgcaatagatgccacgtgcaggagaacatcatcaataatcaaagtctctagcagcatttgatgagggtagacatcccgaaggacaaccccaacatgacatgccaagcagtcccgctgcaagcacagtccatgctcagcaaccatctagaccacgatccaccatccagaccagacgccactccagtcctcagtcaccgtccaccgccgcccaccaggacccatcacgagccaccaccgcggtcctggtccaccacccgtgcccaatgccaacgcgacacagggtccgccaccagcaccacgatcagcccacatgactcagaatccgccacaatggatccaccaccgcgacccccggtgcacgatccacaaaccgcaatccatggtgcggccacagaggccctggatctgcgggtgataaagcaaaggga
This genomic window from Pleuronectes platessa chromosome 15, fPlePla1.1, whole genome shotgun sequence contains:
- the LOC128457093 gene encoding olfactory receptor 146-like, whose translation is MENFTLNSDTLQLEGLKVTQVSVYPVFFFFFLSYIVIILANLGILVLIFIDNNLHQPMYLLFCNLPVNDIVGNSIMLPGVMSDILRPPSERLISYYECVLQAFTVHMFATTCHTILMIMAFDRYVAICNPLRYAAIMTSNMVVKLTVSAWGVAFVLVGILLGLTIRLNRCRTLIMNPYCDNASLFKLSCESVFINNIYGLTFTVVLFSASIGSIVLTYAKITVVCVTSKKQSLNSKALKTCSTHLCLYLIMLCSGMIVITLHRFPQYSDYRKLSAILFHVIPGSLNPLIYGIQSREIRTFLSKLIHSRKVS